The genomic stretch GCCCAAAAGTGTACCACTTAATTAAATCTATGTAAATTCTAAACTGTATATGCTTTGTAAGTATGAACCACTTTTTAGACCAGTTGACTTTTAAATCATTTattgtatttcaatgttatttaaaaagtgTGTTGGTTTAGTGCACAGATTTTTACACTGGCACAGAAAGGCACACTTGAGGGTGATAAGAAAAAGTGCTGTGATAATTTTGTTCTGTTCATAcatcaaatgcaaaaaaaaataaaaaaaattccatgTAACAGTCATTCATTTGGTGTGCTGACAAGTGagtgttttcaaaataaattcaaatcaACCAGCATGTTATGGATGCTTGATGAATAGTATATCAACATGTACAAAAGTGAGCCTGATCAGaaagtacaaatatatacacacacacacctctttgCTCAATTTGGTAACCTTTCTCTCACTGTCCCTCCTCCTCTGTGActaccacctcctcctcctcatcatcttcTTCATTGCTGATAAACGCTTTCTCATCATGTTCCTCCACTTCATCCTCAAGCTCTTCCTCCTGTTCTTCATCCTCATCTCCCGTCTTTCGTCGAGATGACGTCCCTAAATATTCTTCGTCTTTCAAATCGCTGGCCTGCTCAGAATCGTTCGCCATTTGTCTCTTTGTCAATGCCTGCAGTAGGCACAGGGTGACGCTGCAGCCAATGAGGGTCCAGATGAGCACAGGAGCGGGAACACCGGTGACCTGGGCACGCACCCACCTCATGGCATGGGCAATGCTAGAGTTGGACCGGCGACGTGGAGGCGATTTGTCCTGCACAGTTATTAATACAACCATGCTCACTTGTGTTTGAGGCATTCCATATTTCCTCATATACAGGCTGCAGTTGATTGTTAAATCAAATCCAATAGTGGAGGTCATATTTGAACAATGCattaaaaataagttatttatacattttgatAATTCATGCAAATTATGAGATGTATCACAGTCTCTAACAGAAAAGTTATTTTCCTGCACAGTGCCTGTTGTTTGTAAATCCACTCTAAAAGCTACAGACTCTCGTTAGCAGACATCATGTCACTAAACTCCACTGTGTAATTCAGCGTGACGTGTTTTGGTAAAGATGTCTACCTTGACACATGGTGGTATCAGTCAAAGTAAATTATAGCTACCTTGTGACACCACatgttttttgggggcatttATTTGAGgtgaggccactatttgaggaaaagcCGTATTAATGTGGTTGTGGTTTACAGTGTTTTGGgattgcactgcatcatacccCAACATTTGGTGTGCAGAAGCTACAGAATTTTACATCCACACAAAAGCATCACAATCAGTGAGATTTTTTACTTTGGTCCGGATGTCGGTCGATAACAGCAATTTCAGGGAGTCTCCCCCAGAATTAGGAAGAGTTGGCAGCTTTGCACACAGAGCTGTTTCTATTATTTTCATCACATTATTTAGCTACTTGTGAGGCAAACTATTAAAGAGATTGGTGTAGGTGTGCCTAATAAAAAGGTGCCAAGTGAGTGTGTACATACCTTGAGTCCGTGTTGCTCTAGTATGCTCTCGAGGAATGAGTGGCCCAGATGCACCAAGGGATAAAATTCCTCATCATAGACCCGCCTCCACCATCGGTGTGGGTATGATCTGCACAGAGGTTGCAGCCATAAAGTAAACTTTCTCTTTGTCTTAAGAGTGTTATAAAACCCTAGCTGACCATATGATATTGCATCAATACTTCTAATGGAAATATTGAtgaatatttcacttttaatcTTAGTAGCCATCGCCACTGACCCATCCTCTTTTGGTTCCGTGAACCAGTATCTGTAGCGGTGGGCCCGCAGGTAGGAAGGGGGCTCCTGGTGGAATGGGTACTGAGTGATGTCTGTCTGGATCAGCTCAATCACTGCagagacaaaaaacatacacagaaGTCAAATGTACAAATCACTGATCGCCTCTAACATTTCAAAAATTCTTCCTGGGGACGCTTTTACAAACGTGCTGAAACACGCTGGCTTTGACATCTTCAGCCTTCAGTCTaaagccactagggggcactgTAATAAGCCGGGTTCTAACAAAATTGAACACAGTTACTTAAACTTGAGCACCTATTGATGACTTTTAAATGAACTCCTTCAAGGTCCTAAGTGACGATATCATAAAAGTTAACTATTTGCAGAGTGGGTATGACCAGACATGCAACATGGTTGAAATTGTACACATAGCAACAATAAGTACagttcattttgaaaaaggcaGGAACCTGCCAAGCTGGGTAATGCACTATGTACCATCTCTCTTGCCCTGCAGCAGACGGTACATGAGGCTGGTGAACCACGGAGCCTGTGTGTGACTACCAAGAGCAGCAAACCACATCTGCCAATCCAAGCGGGGCTGGTGGGGCATCACCACGGGGGGCGGCGCACTCATGTTGCCAGGTTTGTACATAAACTCAATTTCCTACAAGAAATTGTCACAAATTGTAAACTAAACTCTCTCTGGTGTCACAGAACTGATAAAAGGGACCAGCCTTCATTCCTCTCACCGTCCAAGTTATGCCATCATTACTTCCCTCTATGACAACCTCAGGCCGCCCACCGACACCGGTCATCCTTCTGAACAAACCGTATGAGTTAACCAGCTGGTAACGATCCACCAACTCATAGGCTTGACGCACCCCGGGCCACAGCCTAGCATTGGAGTCATATTCTATGTAGGTGAATGGCACCTGGAAGCACAACAACACaacttggaaaaaaagagcacaataatcaaagaaataaaaatgggaaaaacacacTCCAACATCTTGTAGAAAACAGCAATTCCATATTTTCATTTCCATTATTACCTGGTGACACATTactcatttttcatttattttctatgccgcttgtcctcactagggtcgcgggggtatgctggagcctatcccagctgattttgagccagaggcggggtacaccctggactggtcgccagccaatcgcagggcacatatagacaaacaaccattcacactcacattcatacctatggacaatttagagtctccaattaacctaacatgcatctttttggaatgtgggaggaagccagagtgccCGCAGAAACCCCAAGCACgcatggagaacatgcaaactccacacagcgatgCCCAAACGAagatacgaacccagatcttctggatctcctgactgtgtgaccaacatgctaaccactaggccactgtgcggcctgtGGCACAACACTTTGCATGCATATAGTGGGGCTTAATTCTGATGCATGAAGTCCGAATAAGGAGTTTGTCAATTACACTCACCAGACTGATGGTGAACATGGCAGCCGCAGATGCAGCAAACACTGTCCACTGGAGAGTGGCACAAAACCTTCTCAGGAAACCAGAGACACATGCACACCTGCAACACAACAGCACATATCACACTTTTAGTTGAAAATAAACACCACCACATTGTGCAGTACAGCGTGTACAAACAAAGGAGACAGTGATACCTGAACATGGCTGTGAGCATCTCCCACATGAGGGAGAGAACACCGATCCAAACACATGGGATAGTGACACTCTTCAGAAACTGGTTAAAGTGATGGTAGGTGAAcgctgaaaaaacaaaaaggtatgCACAATATGCACATGGACCCTGAGTCACTGGTCGCCGAACCACTGTTATACACTGTACCTGTCTTGGAAGAGATTGCACCCTTTGCTGTGTCCactttcaggtcaaaacacatgATTGTGCCAAAAATCACCAGAGACCAGACGGCAAGCTCCAGCAGGTAACACAACCGTGACCACAGCTTGGAGCCTGAAAGGGTGACAATTATAATAACAATCAGCAATAAATTCCACACAGTCGATTAATGAATTACTTATTCCTGACCCATGCCCAACACTGGAAGCCATACAATTAAGACTATCTGAATAACTAAAAACTTACAATAAAGTAATGCACCATGAATGCATTATACTATGATACGGTTTGTGTTTTGCGCACCATCGGGGCTGCTTTGTTCAGACTTGCGCAGCCAAAAGCGTACGTGCTGGTCATCGAGCAGAGACAGACACAGGGTTATCGTCAGAAGGTTGAAGAAGTTGTAGTTCCCTGACAAAATAATGAAGACCTGCAGCAGCACCTGTACAAAGAGAACAAACTCATTAAAATCACTTGCAAATCCTTGTCACCGCCGGCTGTGATGGACGCATCATATTTTATTTGTGCACACCCTGCAAGCTTAAGAGCAAATCAAGACAGAACATGTTGTGCTCACTTGCAAGTAAAAAGCACCAAGTCGTAGCCTGCGTAGCggactgaagaaaaacagcgGTGCGGCGATCTCGATGGCGTAGGCTCCGACCACACTCAGCTTCTGCCACCAGACTGGCAACTGGTGGGCAAACCAAGCCAGAGGGGTGGGAATGCATTGGGTTTCGTAGTGATAAGTCATCGCTGTACAACAGAACCAGaatgtgagggaaaaaaatacattagcaGTTTGTTGTAGGTTATCACCTCGGagaaaaaagacaacatttttggtttgGGGTATTTCTATgtaattatgttgtttttagGAGAAAACAACCTTTACCAAACTTTCCAGAGGGTGGGGCCAAAATAACATAATGGAAGATGAAGACATCTTATTCTCCCTCAGTTGTTTGGCAGTCTGCAGCTACCTTGTTCCATGTACACGTGGAACACGTCAGGTCAAGTTCTGGCTCAATCTGTTATCATCACAGATTCCCTCTGTCTTCAAGCTGCTGTATGTCTGCTATATTCtgtatgtttttcaaccaataactataaaaacaccaccaccggctacCAATAATTACcaacagtggtttaaaagaacagattgaacaaaaaaaatatcttactaATTGAACTGCTTAAAAACTGTCGTTTGGCCCGAATAAGATGGCTGGTGGATCACAGCTGATTGAAATTCACGTACATGTCCGTAgctcgtacacacacacacacacacacacacacaaaagcaaaccCAAAGAAGCGATCAACAATTTTCAGTCATGTTGTTGTTACAATAGGCTATaaattcaatgatagctaacattagtagctaaacattgtcaaattgctatcattagcagacaacaaacataactaatgtgcatgtgtgctacACAGGGCATATTTACgtgctcaaagcaggaagagggcgggatataatgtttgcatacatttcaaCGTCCGTGCCAACGAGGTATACAGCAGAGATGGATTGATATCTGTGACATACAGCTGCTTTTAGTTACATTTAGaggcaaaaatgaagtttttccaGAGTAGGGGAGGCCCCACCTGAATTATGTGTGCTCACTGTGGCACAAACaaccaaataaattaaaaacaccATTTGAAAAGCAATTATCTTGCATTATTTGTTGATTCTAGTATATATTCAGTAGAATTGCAAATAAATCTGTtgaaatatactgctcaaaaaattaaaggaacacttcgaaaacacatcagatctaaactgggggaaaaatgatcttgaatatctttcctgataataagtgggtgatgtattagtaacaaaatgatgccacataatttgatagaaatgaaaatgatcaccctatagaggggggaaatcaaagacaccccaaaaatgaaagtgaaaaaatgatgcagcacactggtccatttagctaaaatgtcattatagcaactcaaaatgattcttaatagtttgtgtggcccccacgtgcttgaacgcatgcctgacaacgtcggggcatgctcctaatgagactacggatggtgtctgggggatctcctcccagatctggaccagggcatccatgagctcctggacagtctgaggagcaacctggcggcgccggatggacctaaacataatgtcccagaggtgttctattgggtttaggtcaggtgaacgtgggggccagtcaatggtatcaattccttcatcctccaggaactacctgcatacaccagccacatgaggtcgggcattgtcgtggaccaggaggaactcaggtcccactgcaccagcgtaggttctgagaatgggtccaaggatttcatcccgaaacctaatagcagtcagggtgccattatctaacctgtagaggtctctgcatccttccagggatatatgcctccccagaccatcactgacccaccaccaaaccggtcatgctgaatgatgttgcaggcagcataacgttctccacagcatctccagaccctttcacgtctgtcacatgtgctcaggttgaacttgctctcatcagggaagagcacagggcaccagtggtgtagttgccaattctggtggtctatggcaaatggcaatcgagctctacggtgctgggcagtgagcacagggcccactacaggacgtcaggccctcaggccaccctcatggagcctgtttctgattgtttggtcagaaacattcacaccagtggcctgctggaggtcattttgtagggctctggcagtgctcatcctgttcctcctcacacaaaggagcagataccaatcctgctgagggttgaaggaccttctacggccctgtccagctctcctggagtaactacctgtctcctggaatctcctccatgcgtccaggtaccgcagtgatgccctggtccagatctgggaggagatcccccaggacaccatccgtagtctcattaggagcatgccccgacgttgtcaggcatgcgtacaagcacgtgggggccacacaaactattgagaatcattttgagttgctacaatgacattttagcaaaatggaccagtgtgctgcatcattttttcactttcatttttgaggtgtctttgatttcccccctctatacggtgatcattttcatttctatcaaattatgtggcatcattttgttactaatacatcacccacttattatcaggaaagatattcaagatcatttttcccccagtttagatctgatgtgttttcgaagtgttcctttaatttttttgagcagtgtatatttatCAAAGGTGTATGTGTTTTTGGAAACAGCAGTCTTCAATGAAAGTacaagtaactttaaatgttcatttaacccTTACGTTCgtcgtttatatgcatttagaattgttttatgcaggtaacagtataattataaaactataaaacgtgttatgtgctaacatttttgagagtcaacagctgatgacatcataaatggGCAACCcaacttccggttccggttgccattttgttcgctagCTAGTAGGATGCGAACAAGGAAAGACATTTTcggattaaaaaatatattaataataaagatGGATTAATAATACGACAAGACATGCACCATATTGTGCGCTAcatggagaatgcacgcaaaccgaagcaaaattttcaacattaaccaAAAACACGCTCACCAGGGAGCTAACTGAGATTCCAGTGTATATGGACATTTACTATgctatttaaaaatacagtatgtctaataGTGGTTGTCCTATATGGCTGAAAATGTGTTAGATTTACAGGTTCATTAGCGGTCCTAGACTATAGTGTCACCTATGGGCATTAAGCAGAGAGAAGGGGCCATACCAGTTAAGCCCCACCAAGTAGGACAACGTGAGGTCAGCTTCACCACTCCAGAGGCAAACATGAGACGGAAGAGTAGCCAGCGGATCAGCCAGAAGGTCACGCGATCATGCTCTCGGGGCGCTCGAGACCCCCTGACTAGAGTAATCGGAGCAACAAGGATGCAGAGGAAGCCCGTCTCCAAAAGTAGGTTGTCCCTGGGCAGTGTTCAAGATGGATGAGCAACTGTTGTTTAGATCAAATTATTGCCAGACTTATGCAAAaattatgaaattaaaaaataaagaagactCACCATTGGAAGTAGAGGAAAACCTGCCCCACCTGCAAAACAAGGTGAGAAGGATTAGACATAACATCAACTATATGAGCACACACACTACCATGTATAGCTATCACCTGGTATAATGACAAGTACAAGGCCCAGAGGCAGAAAAACACCATGCTGTCTCGTAGCGCCCCCACCAGCGTGGCGGCCAGGCTAAGCCCAGCCCCGATGAGGCACAGCAACTCCATGCCAGTGTGCGTGTCCAGACCCACGCGAGGTCCGAACCAGAGCAGGGTGGGGGAGGTCAGCAGCTGCTCCCAAAGAGACTTGCCGCTGTAACgcagctgcttacgtgcaggTAGCAGACCCTCATTGCCATACAGACCTAGACACaaagatatataaatatacatacatttgaCATGACGCACTGTATGATttcaaacatactgtaactttaCATTACTTtggcaatacatttatttaagcaacaaaaaaaattggataaagtggataaagtgaTTTATACAATAAGAAAACCCATAAGCTTCTCTTAAAAAAGCCGCAATTCCCATCACTACACAAAATGCGATTTTAGAATACCCAAACTTCACTTCATAACAATCAGCAGACAATAACAACAAGTAAAGTGCTATTATCTGCCAGTGATGCTTTGACATCATTGGAAGACACATCATTGTTTTTGGCATCCAtgttgctctattttttttctttaaggtTTGATATTTTCTGCAACAATAGTTGGTAGACCTCTGTAATTTATACTGTGACTtgttttttataaaaatgttggCCACCAATTAGCATAATACAACTTATTTCTGCAATTAAAGCCAGTGGCCAACGCTGGGCATTGCGGATACTGTAGTTTAAGACTGATTAAGGTACTGTACTGGGCTTCATATCAGCTTGTGTGTAATGTCGCAACAAATGCTATATGGTCCTCCTGTAGCGAAGTATTTCCTGCTAAATAATTACACAATTTTCTAAAACTTTCCAAACCACCTTTGATGCTATGCTAGCTAACATGCCAAACATACAGCACGCTGAAGGGAACTTAGTTCTCCCCCAAAAGTTACTCTATGTCTCTTACCTGGTATCTGCACGTAGAGAGAAACAAATGCTATCATATAGATAGCCGCCATGCACCAGAGGAACATACGTCGTGGCAGAATGATTTCCCCCATGTTTGGCCCGAGGTGATGATGGGCGGGACTGTCCTTTCCACTCTCGCCGTAGGATGTTCAAATAGCTGACCCTGGCAAAGACGCTTAAAAGCGCGGCGTCAGACAGTCAGTTCGCACCAAAGACATTAATGTGCAGCTTGCAGTCTTCTTCTCTTTCAATATTGCTGTCTCACTGGCGACACCTTCTGTCTCGGAGTATCCATGTGGCTTTTTTGTCGATTTCCACACGAATTTGCCTTCTCCATAGTATTTATCTTTTCTAAATACAGTGCGTTCACGTTCAAGACAATATTTACAACCCGATTTTAATTTgacgaatgaatgaaataaatgctcTTCATATTGTCATTTTTCGATTGTGCTTCCTTTCGGACCACCGGGTGTCGCTACAGGGGAGGTTGACTGTAACGCTGTGATTATCTGTTTATTTAGcagcattttttaacattttttacggTTTCCTACACTATTTTAAAGAGCAACAGCTGTTTTAATAGCACAACGATGATAAGCGAATTACAATTTGGTCTACATATACATTCAATTAATGAATGGAAAGCATTTTGACTTAGGATAAGTCAGTCCATCTCAAATAGTGGTGTGGGCCCTGGGGGACGTGGTGAGCTGTGAGaagcagggagtactttcagtgttagtgcagagctgccaacatgtacaaatttaacGTACTCAACATGTAATTTGCTCCTTCCTGAGcgaccaccttatcgtggtgaagGTGTTTGCGTGTCCCAGTGATCCGAGGAGCTAGGTTGTCGGGGGCTTTTACGCTCCTGGTAGGGTCatccatgacaaacaggtcctaggggaGGGACcggacaaagagtggctcaacagaccCCAATGAAGAGACACAACTTTAGACCAAGATTTCCCTCGTCGGACGCGGGTCACTGGGGCCCCCCtgtggagccaggcctggaggtggggcacgatagcgagcgtctggtggccgggcctgcacccatggggtccggccgggcacagcttgaagaggtaacatgggtcccctctcacctctctggtggggaaagagcctgagctggtgcatgaggtagAGAAGTTCCAGctagatatagtcagactcacctcaacgcacaacaagggctctggaaccagtcttcttgagaggggttggtctttattccactctggcgttgccagcagtgagaggcgacgggcaggggtggcaattcttgttgcccccggctcagggcctgtatgttggagtttaacccactgaacgagagggtagtttcccttcgccttcgggtgggggggacgggtcctgactgtgcttatgtgccaaacagcagttcagaatacccgccctttttggagtctctagaggtagtgctggagagtgctccctcgggggattcccttgttctgctgggggtcTTGACATTTGCATTGGCAGCTACAGTTAGACCTGgagaggtgtgattgggaggaacggccacCCTGATTtgaacccgagcggtgtttTGTTATCggacttctgtgctcatcacagattgtccattacaaacaccatgttcaagcataagggtgttcaTATGTGCACCTGGtaccaggacaccctgggccgcagttcaatgatcgactttgtggtcgtgttGTCGGGCTTACAgccacatgttttggacacttgggtgaagagaggggcggagctgtcaaccgatcaccacctggtggtgaggcaaaaactcggacatgggaggagttcagagaagccatggagaatgaCTTCCGGATGGCTTCAAAgcgattctggaccaccatccgtcatctcaggagggggaagcagtgcatggtcaacaccgtgtatggtggggatagtgtgctgctgacctcgactccagatgttgtggaccagtggaaggaatacttcgaagacctcttcaatcccaccgacacatcttccaatgaggaagcagtgcctacGGACTCTGCcatgggctctcctatctctgtgGCAGAGGTTGCCGAGGGTGTTAAAAAATTCCTCGGTGGCAGAGCCCTGGAGGTGGATGACATCCGCCCCGATTCATttaggccctggatgctgtgggcatgtcttggttgacacgactctgcagcatcgtgtGGACATCGCgggcggtgcctctggattggcagactggggtggtggtcccactATAAGAAGGGGGACTGGAGGGTgggttccaactatcgtgggatcacacatCTCacccttcctggtaaggtttattcaggggttccggagaggaggatccaccggatagttgaatcttggattcagaaagagcagtgtggtttttgttctggttgtggaactgtggacaaGGTCTGCACTCTCGGCAGTGTCCTTGAGGGtccatgggagtttgcccaaccggtctacatgcgttttgtggacttggagaaggcattcgaccgtgttcctcaaggaattctgtggcgagtactccgggaatatggggtatcagaccacctaattcaggtgatttgttccctgtatgaccagtgttggagtttggttcgcatttcccttgagggttggactccgccagggctgccctttgccacggattctgttcattacttttatggacagaatttctaggtgcagccagggtgttgaggggttccggtttggtggctgcaggattgggtttctgctttttgcagatgatgtggtcctgctggcttcatcgagccgttaccttcaactctcactggatcagttcgCAGCTGGGTGTGAAGCGgttgggatgagaatcagcacctccaagtccgagtccatggttctctctcggaaaagggtggactgccatctctgggtcggggatgagatcctgccccaagtggaggagttcaggtactttggggtcttgttcacgagtgagggaaggatggaacgcgagatcgacaggcggattagTGCGGCggctgcagtgatgcagactctgcattggtccgttgtggtgaagaggtaGCTGAGCCGTGTGTGTgacagaaaggacaagatcgctggtacaagcagctgaaatgagttttgtccgtagggtggctgggctctcccttagagataaggtgagaagcactgttatccgggagaagctcggagtagaaccgcttcTCTTCcgtattgagaggagccagatgaggtggctcgggcatctggtcaggatgccccctggacgcctcccaggggaggtattcagggcacgtccaaccggtaggaggcctcggggaagacacaggacacgttggagagactatctctctcaactggcctgggaacgcctccgGATCCGCcaagaggagctggacgaaatagctggggagagggaagtctgggcttccctgcttaggctgctgcccccgcgacctgacctcggctaagcggaagaagatggatggatggatggaacatgtAAT from Dunckerocampus dactyliophorus isolate RoL2022-P2 chromosome 5, RoL_Ddac_1.1, whole genome shotgun sequence encodes the following:
- the lmf2a gene encoding lipase maturation factor 2a → MGEIILPRRMFLWCMAAIYMIAFVSLYVQIPGLYGNEGLLPARKQLRYSGKSLWEQLLTSPTLLWFGPRVGLDTHTGMELLCLIGAGLSLAATLVGALRDSMVFFCLWALYLSLYQVGQVFLYFQWDNLLLETGFLCILVAPITLVRGSRAPREHDRVTFWLIRWLLFRLMFASGVVKLTSRCPTWWGLTAMTYHYETQCIPTPLAWFAHQLPVWWQKLSVVGAYAIEIAAPLFFFSPLRRLRLGAFYLQVLLQVFIILSGNYNFFNLLTITLCLSLLDDQHVRFWLRKSEQSSPDGSKLWSRLCYLLELAVWSLVIFGTIMCFDLKVDTAKGAISSKTAFTYHHFNQFLKSVTIPCVWIGVLSLMWEMLTAMFRCACVSGFLRRFCATLQWTVFAASAAAMFTISLVPFTYIEYDSNARLWPGVRQAYELVDRYQLVNSYGLFRRMTGVGGRPEVVIEGSNDGITWTEIEFMYKPGNMSAPPPVVMPHQPRLDWQMWFAALGSHTQAPWFTSLMYRLLQGKRDVIELIQTDITQYPFHQEPPSYLRAHRYRYWFTEPKEDGSYPHRWWRRVYDEEFYPLVHLGHSFLESILEQHGLKDKSPPRRRSNSSIAHAMRWVRAQVTGVPAPVLIWTLIGCSVTLCLLQALTKRQMANDSEQASDLKDEEYLGTSSRRKTGDEDEEQEEELEDEVEEHDEKAFISNEEDDEEEEVVVTEEEGQ